The nucleotide sequence GATCGCCGACGAGGCCACGGCGGCGGCGAGCGCGTTGCCGGAGCAATACCGGGCGCCGTTCGCGGAAGGTGTCGCGAAGGCCGCGGAATCGACCGGGGAGTTCGGCTCGTCCGGGGCGGCGGCGTTCCCCGGCTTGCCATCGGACGTAGCCGAGCAGGCCCAGCGCCTCGCGCTCGACGCCGTCCACAATGGACTCACCGATGCGGCGAGGGTGACCCTGCTGCTTCCGGCCGCGGTACTGGTGCTGGGCGTGCTCGCCGCGCTCACCATGCACCGCCCTTCTCGGGCACCCCACCCGCCCGCTCGCGAACCCGCCGCCAGCATCGCCTGACCCCTTGAGTGGTAAGGACGGGTGCTCAGGTACCTACCGCCGGTGCGCGAGCGGCGGGTTCGCGTGACTGAACGGACGACACGCGTGCCTGGAGGGACGACACACGTGATCAGACGGACGACTCGCGGCGGAACCCCGGCCGCGGTCGTGTCGTCCATCCAATCACGCGTGTCGTCCGCCGGATCACGCGTGTCGTCCGGTCAATCACGTGACATCGCCTGACCCCAGGTCTCGTGAGTGGTAAGGACGGTTAGAACCGTCCTTACCACTCACGAGGCCCTACCGGCGGTACCGCAGACCGTAGCCGTACGGATACAAAGCCTTCTTGCCGTCACCGACGTTCACCGGTTCCTGCGCCGCGCTGGTCGGCCAGCTGAATGTCAGCTTCCCTGTCGGGTTGTAGTCGCCGTACAGGACATCGGCGACACCGGCTCCTTCGCTGCCCGGGAGCCAGGCGGCGAGAAGCCCGTCGAACTGCGGCAGTTGCGCGGCGATGTCGAGCGGGCGCCCGGACACGGTCACCACGACGACCGGGACCCCGGAGGCCTTCAGCTTGGCGATCGTGGCGAGGTCTTCCGCGTCGAGCCCGAAGCCGTTCGGGCGATCTCCCTGTCCTTCGGCGTACGGCGTTTCGCCCACCACGGCGACGGCGACCTGGTAGCCGCCGTCGATTCCGTTACCCGCACGGTCATAGGTCACCGTGGTTCCCTTCCCCGCCCCCGACTTGATCCCGTCGAGGATGGTCGTGCCCGGGATCACCGGGCCGCTCTGGCCTTGCCAGGTGAGCGTCCAGCCGCCCGCCTGGTTGCCGATGTCGTTCGCGTTCTTGCCCGCCACGAAGATCTTGTTGTTCTTCTTCGCCAGCGGCAGCACACCGTCGTTCTTCAGCAGCACCTGGGATTCACGGACGGCCTGACGGGCCAGTTCACGATGTTCCTTGCCGCCGAACGTCTTCTGGAGCGAACGGTCGGTGTACGGGCGCTCGAACAGGCCGAGCTTGAACTTCTGCGCCAAGATGCGGCGGTTCGCGTCGTCGATCCGGTCGCGCGAAACCCGGCCCGCCTCGACTTCGGCCTTGAGATAGGCGATGAACTGCGGCGCGTCCCACGGGACCATGAACATGTCGATACCCGCGTTGACCGAGAGCCGCACCTCTTCGGGGGTGAAGCCTTCCTTGCCGTCGATCTGGTTGATCGCGTTGTAGTCCGAGATCACCAGACCGGAGAATCGCAGCTCCCGCTTGAGGACGTCGGTGATGAGGTACTTCTCGGCGTGCATGCGCACACCCTGGAAGCTGGAGAACGAGATCATCACCGAGCCGACGCCGCGGTCGATCGCCTCACGGAACGGCGGCAGGTGGATCTGACGCAGTTCGCGTTCGCTGATCCCGGTATTGCCCTGATCGACGCCGTTCGTCGTGCCGCCGTCGCCGACGTAGTGTTTCGCCGTCGCGAGCACCGATCCCGGTTTCCCGCCGAGCCTGCGCCCCTGGAGGCCGGTGATGGCCGACGCGTTGGCGATGGCGTCGCGCGGGGATTCGCCGAAGGATTCGTAGGTCCGGCCCCAACGATCGTCACGGGCGACGCACAGGCACGGGGAAAAGTCCCACTGCGGACCGGTTCCGGCGACCTCCAGCGCCGTCGCGCGGCCGATCTTCTCGACCAGGCGCGGATTGTTCGCCGCGCCGAGGCCGATGTTGTGCGGAAAGATCGTCGCGCCGTAGACGTTGTTGTGGCCGTGCACGGCGTCGACGCCGTAGAGCGTGGGGATGCCGAGCGGCGTCGAAATCGCCGCCTTCTGGTACGCGTCGACCATGTCGGCCCACCCGTTCGGCGTGTTGCTCTCCGGCACCGAGCCGCCGCCGGAGAGCAGGGACCCCAGTTTGAGCGCGGCGGCCTGTCCGGGGGTGACCGCGCCGCGTTCGGCCTGGGTCATCTGGCCGATCTTGTCGTCGAGGCTCATCCGCTTGAGCAGGTCGTTCACCCGTGCGGAGGTCGAAGCTTGGGGGTTCTTGTAGACCGGCCCGGGGGCGGCGGACGCCATCGGCGCCAGGGCCGAACCGGCCAGGAGCAGTCCTGCGAGCACTGTGGTTTGCGTCGTGCGAAGTGATCTTCTGACGCGGAGGCGGGACGACATTGGTTCCTCCGTAGCTCGGACAATCCATATGTTGCGCGCCACAACAAACTAGCTCCACGTCCGGGTGTCCCAGGTCACAATCAGGCAACGACCGGCCTTCGAGTACCTTCCACGAGTGCGTTTCGTTCTCGCGTCCCAGTCCCCCGCCCGCCTCGGCGTCCTGCGTTCCGCCGGCTTCGACCCGAGCGTCGTCGTGTCCGGCGTCGACGAGGACGCGGTCGCCGCGTCCCTGACCGATCCGGCT is from Amycolatopsis lurida and encodes:
- a CDS encoding glycoside hydrolase family 3 protein is translated as MLAGLLLAGSALAPMASAAPGPVYKNPQASTSARVNDLLKRMSLDDKIGQMTQAERGAVTPGQAAALKLGSLLSGGGSVPESNTPNGWADMVDAYQKAAISTPLGIPTLYGVDAVHGHNNVYGATIFPHNIGLGAANNPRLVEKIGRATALEVAGTGPQWDFSPCLCVARDDRWGRTYESFGESPRDAIANASAITGLQGRRLGGKPGSVLATAKHYVGDGGTTNGVDQGNTGISERELRQIHLPPFREAIDRGVGSVMISFSSFQGVRMHAEKYLITDVLKRELRFSGLVISDYNAINQIDGKEGFTPEEVRLSVNAGIDMFMVPWDAPQFIAYLKAEVEAGRVSRDRIDDANRRILAQKFKLGLFERPYTDRSLQKTFGGKEHRELARQAVRESQVLLKNDGVLPLAKKNNKIFVAGKNANDIGNQAGGWTLTWQGQSGPVIPGTTILDGIKSGAGKGTTVTYDRAGNGIDGGYQVAVAVVGETPYAEGQGDRPNGFGLDAEDLATIAKLKASGVPVVVVTVSGRPLDIAAQLPQFDGLLAAWLPGSEGAGVADVLYGDYNPTGKLTFSWPTSAAQEPVNVGDGKKALYPYGYGLRYRR